The Carettochelys insculpta isolate YL-2023 chromosome 18, ASM3395843v1, whole genome shotgun sequence genome window below encodes:
- the NIPSNAP1 gene encoding protein NipSnap homolog 1 isoform X1, with product MATRACGAPALRRLLREPGQALSGARSYSKEHEGSWFRSLFVHKVDPRKDAHSTLLSKKETSNLYKIQFHNVKPECLDAYNSLTEEVLPKLHFDADYPCDLVGNWNTWYGEQDQAVHLWRFSGGYPALMDCMNKLKQNKEYLAFRMERSKMLLSRRNQLLLEFSFWNEPLPRAGPNIYELRTYKLKPGTMIEWGNNWARAIKYRQENQEAVGGFFSQIGELYVVHHLWAYKDLHSREETRNSAWRKRGWDENVYYTVPLVRNMESRIMIPLKISPLQ from the exons ATGGCGACGCGGGCGTGCGGGGCTCCGGCGCTGCGGCGGCTGCTGCGGGAGCCCGGCCAGGCACTGAGCGGAGCACG GTCGTACTCCAAGGAGCATGAGGGCAGCTGGTTCCGGTCGCTCTTTGTCCACAAAGTGGATCCCCGGAAGGATGCTCATTCCACGCTCTTGTCGAAGAAAGAAACCAGCAACCTGTACAAGATCCAGT TTCACAATGTGAAGCCTGAATGCCTGGACGCTTACAACAGCCTGAC gGAGGAGGTGCTGCCCAAGCTGCACTTTGACGCCGATTACCCTTGTGATCTGGTTGGAAACTGGAACACCTGGTATGGAGAGCAGGACCAGGCAG TGCACCTTTGGCGGTTCTCTGGCGGGTACCCAGCCCTCATGGATTGTATGAACAAACTGAAACAGAACAAG GAGTACCTGGCGTTCCGCATGGAGAGGAGTAAAATGCTGCTGTCCCGTAGGAACCAGTTACTCCTGGAATTCAGTTTCTGGAATGAGCCTTTGCCCCGGGCTGGGCCCAACATCTACGAGCTGAGAACATACAAGCTAAAG CCAGGGACCATGATTGAGTGGGGGAATAACTG GGCTCGGGCTATTAAATACCGTCAGGAAAACCAGGAAGCTGTGGGCGGGTTCTTCTCCCAGATTGGAGAGCTCTACGTGGTGCATCACCTCTGGG CCTACAAGGACTTGCATTCCCGAGAGGAAACAAGGAATTCGGCCTGGAGGAAGCGCGGCTGGGATGAGAACGTGTACTATACAG TCCCCCTGGTTCGGAACATGGAGTCGCGGATCATGATCCCCCTGAAGATCTCCCCACTCCAGTGA
- the NIPSNAP1 gene encoding protein NipSnap homolog 1 isoform X2 — protein sequence MALPSQSYSKEHEGSWFRSLFVHKVDPRKDAHSTLLSKKETSNLYKIQFHNVKPECLDAYNSLTEEVLPKLHFDADYPCDLVGNWNTWYGEQDQAVHLWRFSGGYPALMDCMNKLKQNKEYLAFRMERSKMLLSRRNQLLLEFSFWNEPLPRAGPNIYELRTYKLKPGTMIEWGNNWARAIKYRQENQEAVGGFFSQIGELYVVHHLWAYKDLHSREETRNSAWRKRGWDENVYYTVPLVRNMESRIMIPLKISPLQ from the exons atggccctgcccagcca GTCGTACTCCAAGGAGCATGAGGGCAGCTGGTTCCGGTCGCTCTTTGTCCACAAAGTGGATCCCCGGAAGGATGCTCATTCCACGCTCTTGTCGAAGAAAGAAACCAGCAACCTGTACAAGATCCAGT TTCACAATGTGAAGCCTGAATGCCTGGACGCTTACAACAGCCTGAC gGAGGAGGTGCTGCCCAAGCTGCACTTTGACGCCGATTACCCTTGTGATCTGGTTGGAAACTGGAACACCTGGTATGGAGAGCAGGACCAGGCAG TGCACCTTTGGCGGTTCTCTGGCGGGTACCCAGCCCTCATGGATTGTATGAACAAACTGAAACAGAACAAG GAGTACCTGGCGTTCCGCATGGAGAGGAGTAAAATGCTGCTGTCCCGTAGGAACCAGTTACTCCTGGAATTCAGTTTCTGGAATGAGCCTTTGCCCCGGGCTGGGCCCAACATCTACGAGCTGAGAACATACAAGCTAAAG CCAGGGACCATGATTGAGTGGGGGAATAACTG GGCTCGGGCTATTAAATACCGTCAGGAAAACCAGGAAGCTGTGGGCGGGTTCTTCTCCCAGATTGGAGAGCTCTACGTGGTGCATCACCTCTGGG CCTACAAGGACTTGCATTCCCGAGAGGAAACAAGGAATTCGGCCTGGAGGAAGCGCGGCTGGGATGAGAACGTGTACTATACAG TCCCCCTGGTTCGGAACATGGAGTCGCGGATCATGATCCCCCTGAAGATCTCCCCACTCCAGTGA